The DNA sequence CCGCTCTTTTCTATGTAACGCATGAGTTCTGCATTTTCCCGGGGATATACAATATCAACCCCACATCCTAAAACAGCTACCGTCTTTTTTCCAGCTTTTAGCGCTCCTCTATGGGCACTGGTATCAATCCCCCTGGCTGCACCACTGACAATAATGATATCTCTTTGCGCAAGTTGATAAGAAAGCTTCTCTGCGATATTAATTCCATAAGGAGAGGCTTTTCGTGACCCAATTACAGCAACTGTTGCAATATTGCATGAAGGCAGTTCCCCCTTAACATAGAGAATACCTGGCGGATCATAAATATTTCTTAACCTTTCAGGATATCTTTCGTCCCGGATGGTGATAACATCAATTCTCAACCTGCTGATGTCCTTGAATATTTTCTCAGCTTTATCCAAATTTTTACTGCTGATATTGGCAATATCCTGGTCATTAAGCACATCTACACATTTTAAATCACTTTTAGAAGCATTCCACACTTCTTTTGGATTTTGAAATACTTGTAGAATTTTTGAAATCTTGATGCTCCCTATCCCGGGAATGCTGGTTAACCATAGCCAATATTTTAATTCCTCCATATGCTGCCCCCAATATGTGTCAAAAATTCAGATGAACTGCCACACCGGGCACACCCGGCACAAATAATGATGAAAATATGCTAAACCGGACTTTTTTGTGGTTTCGGTTTTACTCCCCACTCCCCACTATTTTCATATTAGATGTATAAATTCACATTCTACACTACTATAAAAAATCCTTCCTGTAAAGTGCTTTTTTATATATCTAAACCCAAATTTAGATTTGACACTTTACAGGAAGGACTCACATCATCCGTTGCCTTACTACCTCATACATTAATATTCCAGACGCTATACCCGCATTTAATGATTCTGCCTGACCTATTATCGGGATTTTCACTAAATAATCCGAAAGTTTAATTACCTCGTCAGATATTCCGTTAGCTTCATTTCCAACAACAATGACAACTCCTTTTTTCATGTCTACATCAAAGTGATAGACAGAGTTGGACAGGTACCCGGAAATAACACACAGCCCCATTTGCTTAAAATAAAGTAAAGCTTCAACAGTATCCTCAATCTTGATAATAGGTAAATGAAATAACGATCCCATTGTCGCACGTACTGTCTTAGGATTATATACATCTACACATCCTTTAGATAATATTACAGCATCTGCCCCCGCCGCATCTGCCGTTCTTATAATTGTCCCCATATTTCCCGGATCCTGTACGCCGTCACAAAAAATGTAAAAAGATAAATTTGTTTTATTAATAATTTCTCTGATGGAGTATAACTTAGTAGAAACAACTCCAAGAATACCTTGTGGTGTTTCTGTATGAGAAATATCTTTAAACATTCGGTCGTTAAGCTTATATATTTTAATGTCACTTTTAGAAATCAATTCTAAAATTTCACTATTATCTCTCTGTCCTAAAAAGCTGTCATTTATCACAATGGTATTAACAGGTGCAGAAGACTGAAGTGCATCCTTTATTAAACGCGCTCCCTCTATTACAAATTCATTGTACTTCTCCCTGTAACTTTTAGAACCAAGAGACTTTATATGCTTAAAGATTTTATTTGCAGTACTGGTAATTTCAATGTACATAGCTATTTTTTCTCCCGGTTACCTTCTGTCTAATTTGTTAAGGTCATCATTCGATCCAATGACCACTAAAACGTCATCCTGCCTTATTACATCATCTGCTTTGGGTGATATGTTAATTTCTGTACCGTTTTTGATAGCCATAATATTAATACCATACCTGACCCTGACGTTGAGTTCTTTTAAAGTCTTACCTTCCCAATGCTCGGGCGCAGTAATTTCCATAATGCTATAATCAGGGGACAGCTCAATATAGTCAAGGATATTAGTGGAAACAAGGTTGTGTGCCACCCTAACTCCCATGTCCCTTTCGGGGAGTATTACCCTGTCGGCACCTACCCTGCTTAATACCTTTGCATGAAGTTCACTTTGGGCCTTGGCAAGTATATATTTTACTCCCATCTCTTTTAAGAGTACCGTCACAAGAATACTCGACTCCATGTTTCCTCCAATGGCAACAACTGCAACATCAAAGTTTCTAATTCCAAGAGACTTTAAAACATTTTCATCGGTAACGTCTCCTGCAACAGCATGGGTTACATATTCAGATATATCCTGTATGATTTCTTCATTTTCGTCAATGGCCAAGACTTCATTGCCCAGTTCGTACAAGGTTTTAGCTACACTTCGTCCAAACCTTCCAATCCCTATTACAACAAAAGAACTCATAGTATTCCCTCCTTTTATCCAACCATTACTTTACCTTCAGGATATTTATATTTTGCATTTGATTTTTGCATCTTAATCGTAAGGGCAAGTCCCATGGTGAGCACACCTACTCTTCCCAGGAACATGGTAATAATAAGAGCAATTTTGCTTGCAGTATTAAGGTTAGGTGTAATCCCAAGGGATAAACCCACCGTGCCAAAGGCTGACACTGCTTCAAATATTTGTTCTATAAAAGTTGCCTTTTCAAATATTGATAAAACTGTTGTTGTAACTATAACAATACCAAGGCTTATTACAACAATGGCTAATGATCTTAGTACTACTTCGGTGTTTAGCCTTCTTTTAAACATGTTTGTATCTTCGGACCCTTTTAATACCGAGAGTACAGCAAAGAAAAGTACACCGGCAGTTGCAGTTTTTATACCACCTGCGGTAGAACCGGGAGACCCACCGATAAACATAAGAATAATGGTTATAAATTTTGAAGCATTGGTTAAATCCGGCAATGACAGGGTATTAAATCCTGCTGTCCTGGGTGTAACCGATTGAAACATTGCCGCAAGTATCTTCCCTTTCATACTTAATGGCTGTAGTGTTTTGGGGTTATTAAACTCCAGCAGGAAGAAGATGATAAATCCAAAAACAAGCAGGATTGCGGTCACAACCAGTACCAGTTTTGTGTGTAACTTTAATCCTCTAAAGCTTCTTACTCTGTAGATATCTTCCCATACTGAAAAGCCTAATCCTCCAATCACAATTAAAGCCATAATAGTTAGGTTTACAACCGTATCATCAACATAGGATACCAAGCTGCTAAACTTTCCTTTATCTCCCATCAAATCAAATCCGGCATTACAAAAGGCCGAAATAGAGTGAAAGATTCCTTTGTAAATTCCAAGCGCCAATCCATATTCACTGGCAAACTTTATTGATAAAATTAATGCCCCTGCACCTTCAAACAATAAGGTACCCAGCAGAATTTGTCTGGTAAGCCTTACCATCCCTTCCAAGCTATACTGGTTAAGAGATTCTGCTATTAGCAATCTTTCTTTTAAGCCAATTCTACGCCCAAGTATTAGCGAAAATAGTGTAGCCATTGTCATAAAACCAAGACCGCCTATCTGTATAAGAGAAAGAATAACCACCTGTCCAAAGATAGTCCAGTGAGTATAGGTATCTACCACTACCAACCCTGTAACACATACAGCTGAGGTTGCAGTAAATAGCGCATTGATAAATCCGATACTATTTCCATTCCTGGATGCTATAGGAAGGGTTAGCAATACAGCGCCAATCAAAATAACTGATGCAAATCCAAGGGGAATAACTTGTGTAGGAGTAAAATTTAACAGACGACTTAGATTCTTTATTATAATGACAATCACCTTCTTTGTTATACTCCGCAGCCATTCAAAATTTAATTATAATTTCAAGGTATCTATAGTATAACCAAAAATTATTTAATATGTCGCCCTTCAAGGCAGTTTTTCTAACACAGCCGTTAAAAATTCAAATAGACCCGTCTCCGGGCCTATCTAACAAAATTTATATATAGTCGTAATATATAACATATTATAAACTTGCTTTAGCTCTTTCAACCAATTGTGCAAAAGCTTGTGCATCATTTACAGCAAGCTCGGCAAGCATTTTTCTATTCATCTGAATGCCGGCATTTTTTAAACCGTTAATAAATTTACTATAGGTTAAGCCATTCATTCTAGAAGCGGCATTGATTCTGGAAATCCAAAGCTTTCTGAAATCTCTCTTCTTTCTCTTTCTTCCTACATATGCATAAACAAGGGATTTCATTACTGCCTGATTAGCAGTTCTAAAAAGCTTGCTCTTTGCACCTCTATACCCTTTAGCAAGTTTTAATATTTTTTTTCGTCTTTTTCTTGTATGCATTGCGCCTTTTACTCTAGCCATTTAGTTAGTCCTCCTTCGATTCCTTCTTATTTATTTATAAGGTATTAACTTCTTTACTACTGCCTCATTTGCAGAACTGGCATAAGCTGTCTTTCTCAAGTTTCTCTTCCTTTTTGTTGATTTTTTTGTAAGAATGTGACTCTTAAAAGCCTTTGCTCTCTTTACTTTACCAGACTTGGTAAGACTAAATCTTTTTGCAGCCCCTTTATGGGTTTTAATTTTGGGCATTTAGTACACTCCTCTCAAAGTTTCAAAAGTTATATTTATAGAATTTTTACTATTTAAAGCCTTACTATAATAATAGTTCATGGTTCTTAGTTCATAGTTAAAACATTAATCCTATGAGCTAACTTAATCATACTTTATTTTAAATCAAAGAATGCAAGTGTAAAATATTGATTACGCTATACACATTTATAGTAAGACATTTTATACTTATTGTTTAGGTGCTAAAAACATTGCCATATTTTTACCTTCAAGTTTTGGTTTTTTCTCCACAACTCCCAGTTCACTTACAGAATCTGCAAATCTTTGTAAAAGAGATTCACCTAATGAGGAATGATTAACTTCCCTTCCTCTAAACCGAACGGTAACTTTAACTTTATCACCGGCCTTAAGAAATTTTAATGCATGGTTAATTTTTGTGTTAAAGTCGTGTTCATCAATGGAAGGTGAAATCCTAACTTCTTTAATATTCACCACATGCTGATTTTTTCGAGCTTCCTTTTCTTTCTTAGCTAACTCAAATTTATACTTACCGTAATCCATTATCCTGCACACTGGCGGCGTCGCCTGAGGAGCAATTTTCACCAGGTCAAGGTTTTTAGAATTAGCTATCTTCTGCGCCTCTTTTGCAGACATAATTCCCAACTGAGACCCGTCAACATCAATAAGCCGGATTTCTTTGTCTCTGATTTCCTCATTAATCATCAATTCTTTGCTAATGGTAGTGCACCTCCTAAAAAATTTAAATAAAAAATGGATGGACAAAGTCCATCCACTTATGTACAAAATAACCAACATCACATAAAACGTTAAAGCCAAATATTAACCTTACCAGTAAAAACCGTAAGGTGAGAAGTGGATGACTTCTTCTTTGTTTTCTAGACATATATTACTTTACCACTATATAATGGTGATGTCAAGAAATTTTCCGAAAATAGGTGTATATTTTTTAGTTTTCGAAAATTTAAATTTCAAGGGTAGCATCAATAGCTACCCTCAAAAAAATGATTACTAAAACTGTAGTTCATACCCGAGTTGTTATCCCAGTTGTTCGCACCATCTTTGAATGCCATATTAATATTGCCATCTCTTTTTACAGGAAGTATCAGTTCAAAAGTCTGGTGACCAACTTTTTGCAGCGGATAGTATTCTACATCTTCCCATTTAAGATTATTGCCGTAACCTACAATGGCATAGACATCTTGAGCTCCGCTTTTCGCCAGTAGTCCGTTATAGGATACTCGAAGCGCTCTGGAAACTTCCTGAAATTGTACACCATTATTTAAGTAAGAATCATAGGGTTGAGCTAGCTGTGTATCGTACAGCTCTGTCGAGAATTCTTCATTGAAGGATCTAACTTTTGACGACCCTGGTTGTAAAACATCACCAGCATCGTTTTCTGCTATTCCATCATCTATTTTATTTCTAAAGAAAAAGTCAAAGAATCCCATCATCTTGCCTCCTATTAATTCTTATCCATATTCAGTTTGTTCATTTTTTACATAAATTATTTTGAGAATTTAAGTTAATTTTTATAATGAGCAAAGTTTAAAATTCAATATTTCCTTAATACAAACTTCGCAAATTTCATCGATAACTACATTAATTTATTTTTAACTTTAATATTGGTTATCGATATTTTAATGAATCGAATTTAGATTTTAGCAGGCAATATGGACGGTCCTGATATTCCCAAGACATCTCATCGAAAAATCAAATTTAATTTGGGCATAGAAATGGTGGTCGCTACTGGACTTGAACCAGTGACCCCTTGCATGTCAAGCAAGTACTCTAACCAACTGAGCTAAGCGACCACGTAGTAATTATTATAATACATATTTTATAAATTGACAACTATTTTTTGATAAATATTGATAAATTGAACGTATATTTTATTTTTGAAGAATATTATTCCAGGCTCTAAGCCTTTCCGCAACGTTCTTTCCATAATATTCTTCAAAAATATTAAATGCGCCCTGATAAATTTCAAATTATTCTGAATGCTCCTTTCTTAATACGCTGCTTAATGTACCCAAAATAATAACTGCAATAAATCCCCCAATAAGAGCAGTAATGAATTGAGGCCAGCTAAAGGTAAATGAAAGTAGGTTGGCAAGTTTAGCAAATTTAGGCTCAGGAATTGTTCCTTTTACCATATTAAGCATTATTTTAACTGCAAAGTACAGAAATCCTGATTTTACCACAGCTCCTGCCAGAATACCTACATACCGGTTTTTCTCTTGAAGCACATGGAACACGATAACGATTAACGCATTACCAATAGCAACAATAGGAACTAATACAGGAAGCGGCAATTGTGCCTGCATGTATGCGACTACCGGAGCAATAATGCTGATAATAAGTGCAGAATAAACATTGACTGTCCCTACCGCTACAACTAATACTGCATTTACCAATGAACCTATAATAAACTGTGTATAAGGTCCCGCGCCTATGACCAACCTCAGATTTTGAAACACCAGGGCAAGAGCTAATAACATCCCTGTTCTTGTTAACACTTGTACATTATTATTTCTCATGATTTGATACACTCCCTTACTGACTGTCTAGTTTTATATTATAAATCTGTAATAAAATTACCACTAAAATTACGATATTAACCACTTTTTAATTAAATTTTACACATCATTTGATGGAATGCTTGAAATTTCAAACCCCGGTAATATGGCTTTAAATAAATTTTGTGAACCAAGATTAACAAATTTCACATTGCCGATATTCTTAAAGTATTCTTTAATTCGATTGATTCCTAATCCGTATTTTAAAAATCTGCTCTTTTTATCTACCATTAATAGCCTTTGATAAAGCCATGGGTTGCGCCTTTTTGGATGATTTTGATTATAAACCTTGTAGATTCTGTTACCCGAAACCATTGCACCGGGATTGATGATTTCAATATATTTGGATGAAATTTTCATGATAATGCCATTGGAAATGTCCAAATAATCCCTATGTACAACGGCATTGGCTAAAGCTTCGTTAACTGCCTCAAGAGGATAGTTAGCATCACTGCATATACTTGCTAAAAAACTTTCTACATTATCCAGCATACTAAGAATATTGCCTGTGAATAGTTTAGTATTGTTATTATAAAGCACTTTTATATAAACATGAGGCAAAAAAATATAAGGATTGTGCCCAAAGAGCAGCATACCTCCAATAGTCGGATGGTATTGTCCGCTGTCAGTATCATTACCGATAATACCTAAACCTTCCAACAGTAGAAGGTCAAATGGGAAATGCTGTTTTATCAGCTCACTATCCAACTGCTCTATACAAGCATTTCTGAGAATAACCCTTTCATAACTAAATAACCCGTTTTCCTGAAGCATATTCGCTATTTCCTCTCTACGGGCAGTATCGGTCGTGGAACCTCTTCGAACGTAAAATGCTCCATTTTGAAGCATCTGATGGGGTTTTTGATTACTTTTGTAAACTGTTAAAACAGCTATTTGCTTTCCTTGATATTCCAGTAAATCAACACATATTGGTACAGGAGGATCGCACCTGTTATATATGATCTGCTGAATCTGTTCTTCACTAAATTGTGTAGGATCAACGCCTAGTACTTCCTTGGTCTTATCCTCAATTCCAAAAAGAATGTATCCTCTCCCTCCAGGAGAGTTGGCCATCGCAATGACGTCCTTGGTTAATTCTTTCTTTTCACTTTCGGTAGATATATAAAGTTTAGCTTTAAAATCCAGTTTGGGACCTTCTTCCTGCTGCAGCAAATTCTTTAATTTTTGGACGTCCAAATTACCAACACCTCCGCTCTTTCTCTATAAGTTTTCTTATAACGCATAGGAAAGTATAAATTTTTCCTTAATATAATACTTTCCGTCGTGCGTTTCAAAAAGGCTTCATTATTTTAAAGCTTATTTGAAACCTTTTTTATTTAAATTATATATTAGCCAGCGAAAAATTAAAACCTTAAGTTTGCATTTTATCAAAGTTATAGAATATAAATATGTTTTTTAGAAAAACAATAATAATGGAAAGGAGTGCTTTACTTAAAATGCTTATCACTTTTTTTAGAACAATATTTTTATACATCCTTGTTATAGCTGCTTTAAGGATTATGGGAAAACGCCAAATTGGTGAACTACAGCCTTCAGAATTAGTGGTAGCTATCATGATATCGGAATTGGCTGCAATTCCGATGCAGGCAACGGGTATACCGCTAATCAACGGTATTTTGCCTATCATTACACTAATGATAGCAGAAGTAGTTCTATCATACATAACACTTAAAAGTGAAAAAGCCAGAAATATTATTAGCGGTACGCCAAGTATATTGATTGAAAATGGCAAAATTAATGAAAAAGAAATGGAAAACCTGCGTTTCAATATGGATGACCTTTTAGAAGAGTTACGGGTAAACAACTGTCCGAATATTGCAGATGTTGAATTTGCAATATTAGAGACCAGCGGTCAGCTAAGCATCATACCAAAATCCCAAAAGAGCCCAGTCACTGCCGAAGATTTAAATATACCCACCAAATATAACGGACTGCCTCTTACTCTTATTTCGGATGGAAAAGTTAACTATAATAATCTTAGAAAGGCAAATTTGAATAGACAGTGGCTTAGTGGAGAGCTGGCCAAATTCGGTATTAATGAAATAAATGATGTATTTTTTGCCAGTTTAGACACACAAGGCAATTTATACTATCAACTCAAAAATAAAGAAGAGGAGGAATAAAAGTGAGGGCTTTTAAAATTTCAATTGCACTTTTAATTACTATTATCCTAGGGTCTATTGTATATATTTATTGGCTAAATACTACTTCAAATAACCTCCTATCAAAAATAGATAAGTTAGAGGACGCAGTTCAATCCAATAACTGGAGTGCTGCAGAAAAACAACTTGATGATATTCAAAAAGGATGGGAAAAAACAGAAAAATGGATGACGACTTTAATTGACCATCAAGAAATTGATGCAATCAAGATAACGCTTGCTAAACTCTCTCAGTATGTGCATTATAAAGAAGTTGCAGACTTTATGGCAGAAAGTGCAACATTAAAATTACTGATTAAACATATACCTGGCAAGGAAAAAATAAATCTGTCTAATTTGTTTTAAACAAATATAGGCTTTGACATGGGGACGGTTCCTCAGTCGCATGAAAAGCGCATTCGACAGACGAACCGTCTCCAAGCCGCATCCCTTCTTCGGGCACACCCGGCACAAATAATGATAAAAATATGCTAAACCGGACTTTTTTAGTGGTTTCGGTTTTACTCCCCACTCCTCACTGCCCACTCCCAACTATTTGCATATTAACACTATACTGCAATCCAGCACAAAAAATCATGAAAATTAAAATTTAACAGAATCTCTATTATAACAAGATCTGCTCAAGGGCATAGGCTACTCCATCTTGGTTATTATTTCTGGTTACAAACTTAGCAATTTTCTTTACTTCATCCCAGCCATTTTCCATTGCAACAGGAAAACCTGCAGCCTGTAACATCGAAATATCATTTTCATTATCCCCTATTGCCATTACCTGGTCCATTGCGTATCCCAGATGGTGTGCAAGAATCTTCAACGCTTTCCCTTTAGTCACACCATTACGCATAATTTCAAAGTTATTCTTATCCGAACTGGCCATTTCAATAGCCTTCATCTCTTTGAACTTTTCTCTGACGGTTTCAAGATATTCAATATCTTCCGACACAACAACAAATTTAGTTACCGGGTTACCCATCTCTTTTATGTAATCCCATACGTTGTCTACGATCTTGATATCCACCCTGTCTTCCTCAGGAAATCTTTCATTGATTTGTGAATACCTGAAGGTAGAGAATTCCATCCTTTCAGATACCATACTATCTCCTATGTAAGCATGAAAATATATGTTACTGTTGTGTAATATATCTACAATTTTTTTACACTCTCCAACATCAATCAATTCTTCGTGTATTGTCGCACCAGTCGTTACGCTCCGGATAATAGCACCGTTGCATGCAATAATGGGCTCTTTTGTCCCGATCATTTTACTATATATTCTGGCACCCATGAATATTCTTCCGGAACAGATCACTACCTTGATTCCTTTTTCCATCACTTTTCCTATGGTATCTATATTTCTTTGACTGATCTCCTTATTGGCATCCAGCAGTGTACCATCCAAATCTATTGCTACTAACCTTATATCCATAAAAGCCTCCTCTTTGGTTTTCATCCAAAAGTGAAAAATGGGTAGTAAAGAATAGCTTTGCAGGTCTAACTCCCCACTCTCCACTTCCCACTCCCCACTAACATATACTAAATGTACTTTTTAACGAATCGTCCTATTCTTTTTAAAGCTTCATTGATATTATCAATAGAATAAGCATAAGAACACCTTATAAATCCTTCTCCACTATCCCCAAAAGCTGTTCCTGGAACTACTGCTACTTTTTCTTCATATAAGAGTTTTTCACAGAACTCATCAGACGATAACCCGGTTTTTTGAATGGAAGGAAATACATAGAATGCTCCCAGCGGTTCAAAACAGTCTAATCCCATCTTTCTGAGTCCATCTACAATAATTCTGCGTCTATAATTGTATTCTTTAACCATATATCTTATATCCTCGTCACAGTATTTTAATGCTTCTATTGCAGCATACTGGCTTGTTGTGGGTGAACTCATGATGGCATATTGATGTATTTTTGTCATAGCTCCTATGATGGAAGGGTGTCCCGCAGCATATCCCAACCTCCAACCGGTCATAGCATAAGACTTAGAAAATCCATTAATTAGTATGGTTCTTTCTTTCATATTTGGAAGACTTGCAAAGGAAACATGCGAACCTTCATAAGTCAACTCTGCATATATTTCATCGCTAAGAACCAATATATCAGTATCTTTTATTACCTCTGCTATTGCCTCCAGGTCTTTTTTAGTCATGATCCCGCCTGTCGGGTTATTGGGATAAGGTAACATTAACAATTTTGTTTTAGAAGTTATCTTTTCTTTTAATTCTTCCGGTGTTAACTTAAATTGATTTTCTGCTTTCGTTACAATTGGTACGGGCACTCCCCCGGCAAGCAACGTGCAGGGTTTATAGCAAACAAAGCTTGGTTCCGGAATTAGCACCTCATCACCCGGAGAAACCAGAGCTCTTACAGCCAGGTCAATTGCTTCACTTCCTCCTACTGTGACTAAAATCTCATCCTTAGGATTATATGTAACATTAAATCTTCTGCTTAGATATGCAGCAATTTCTTTTCTAAGCTCAATCAACCCCAGGTTGGAAGTATAATGGGTATGGCCTTTTTCCAGTGAATATATTCCTGCTTCCCTTACACGCCAGGGCGTTACAAAATCAGGTTCACCTACCCCCAAGGATATTGCATCCTTCATCTCACTTACAATATCAAAGAACTTCCTTATTCCGGAAGGTTTGATACTCTTAACTGCAGGTGAAAGCATTTCATCTATTTTCATAAAGTAATCACCTGCCTGTCATCTTTCTCTTTTTCTTCAAAGATTACACCTTCGTCTTTGTACTTTTTCAAAACAAAGTGAGTAGCTGTACTTAACACTGATTCCATAGGCGCCAGCTTTTCAGCAACAAAAAGTGCAACCTCTTTCATTGTTCTACCTTCAATGATTACTGTAAGGTCAAAACCACCTGACATCAGATAAACAGCTTTAACTTGAGGATATTTATATATTCTTTCAGCTACTTTATCAAAGCCTTCCCCTCTTTGAGGAGTTACTTTTACCTCAATTAATGCAGTAACAAACTCCCTATCTGTCTTTTCCCAATTAATGAGGGTTTTATATCTTAATATAATCTGTTCATCTT is a window from the Petroclostridium xylanilyticum genome containing:
- a CDS encoding DUF421 domain-containing protein; translated protein: MLITFFRTIFLYILVIAALRIMGKRQIGELQPSELVVAIMISELAAIPMQATGIPLINGILPIITLMIAEVVLSYITLKSEKARNIISGTPSILIENGKINEKEMENLRFNMDDLLEELRVNNCPNIADVEFAILETSGQLSIIPKSQKSPVTAEDLNIPTKYNGLPLTLISDGKVNYNNLRKANLNRQWLSGELAKFGINEINDVFFASLDTQGNLYYQLKNKEEEE
- the rplT gene encoding 50S ribosomal protein L20 — its product is MARVKGAMHTRKRRKKILKLAKGYRGAKSKLFRTANQAVMKSLVYAYVGRKRKKRDFRKLWISRINAASRMNGLTYSKFINGLKNAGIQMNRKMLAELAVNDAQAFAQLVERAKASL
- a CDS encoding TrkH family potassium uptake protein; translation: MVIIIKNLSRLLNFTPTQVIPLGFASVILIGAVLLTLPIASRNGNSIGFINALFTATSAVCVTGLVVVDTYTHWTIFGQVVILSLIQIGGLGFMTMATLFSLILGRRIGLKERLLIAESLNQYSLEGMVRLTRQILLGTLLFEGAGALILSIKFASEYGLALGIYKGIFHSISAFCNAGFDLMGDKGKFSSLVSYVDDTVVNLTIMALIVIGGLGFSVWEDIYRVRSFRGLKLHTKLVLVVTAILLVFGFIIFFLLEFNNPKTLQPLSMKGKILAAMFQSVTPRTAGFNTLSLPDLTNASKFITIILMFIGGSPGSTAGGIKTATAGVLFFAVLSVLKGSEDTNMFKRRLNTEVVLRSLAIVVISLGIVIVTTTVLSIFEKATFIEQIFEAVSAFGTVGLSLGITPNLNTASKIALIITMFLGRVGVLTMGLALTIKMQKSNAKYKYPEGKVMVG
- a CDS encoding TrmH family RNA methyltransferase, which translates into the protein MYIEITSTANKIFKHIKSLGSKSYREKYNEFVIEGARLIKDALQSSAPVNTIVINDSFLGQRDNSEILELISKSDIKIYKLNDRMFKDISHTETPQGILGVVSTKLYSIREIINKTNLSFYIFCDGVQDPGNMGTIIRTADAAGADAVILSKGCVDVYNPKTVRATMGSLFHLPIIKIEDTVEALLYFKQMGLCVISGYLSNSVYHFDVDMKKGVVIVVGNEANGISDEVIKLSDYLVKIPIIGQAESLNAGIASGILMYEVVRQRMM
- a CDS encoding Cof-type HAD-IIB family hydrolase, with product MDIRLVAIDLDGTLLDANKEISQRNIDTIGKVMEKGIKVVICSGRIFMGARIYSKMIGTKEPIIACNGAIIRSVTTGATIHEELIDVGECKKIVDILHNSNIYFHAYIGDSMVSERMEFSTFRYSQINERFPEEDRVDIKIVDNVWDYIKEMGNPVTKFVVVSEDIEYLETVREKFKEMKAIEMASSDKNNFEIMRNGVTKGKALKILAHHLGYAMDQVMAIGDNENDISMLQAAGFPVAMENGWDEVKKIAKFVTRNNNQDGVAYALEQILL
- the dprA gene encoding DNA-processing protein DprA — translated: MEELKYWLWLTSIPGIGSIKISKILQVFQNPKEVWNASKSDLKCVDVLNDQDIANISSKNLDKAEKIFKDISRLRIDVITIRDERYPERLRNIYDPPGILYVKGELPSCNIATVAVIGSRKASPYGINIAEKLSYQLAQRDIIIVSGAARGIDTSAHRGALKAGKKTVAVLGCGVDIVYPRENAELMRYIEKSGAIISEYPPGTHPSPANFPARNRIISGLSCGVIVVEAGEKSGSLITVDFALEQGRDVFAVPGNIDSLYSKGSNNLIKQGAKIVTCIEDILEELPINNMELCNTNNSLKSKEYSMYGNLSDEEKVVISHLSTTPVHIDELCRNLEYSVQKINAILTLLEMKGLISQIPGKYFVTTNQF
- a CDS encoding carbohydrate-binding protein; amino-acid sequence: MMGFFDFFFRNKIDDGIAENDAGDVLQPGSSKVRSFNEEFSTELYDTQLAQPYDSYLNNGVQFQEVSRALRVSYNGLLAKSGAQDVYAIVGYGNNLKWEDVEYYPLQKVGHQTFELILPVKRDGNINMAFKDGANNWDNNSGMNYSFSNHFFEGSY
- a CDS encoding potassium channel family protein; translated protein: MSSFVVIGIGRFGRSVAKTLYELGNEVLAIDENEEIIQDISEYVTHAVAGDVTDENVLKSLGIRNFDVAVVAIGGNMESSILVTVLLKEMGVKYILAKAQSELHAKVLSRVGADRVILPERDMGVRVAHNLVSTNILDYIELSPDYSIMEITAPEHWEGKTLKELNVRVRYGINIMAIKNGTEINISPKADDVIRQDDVLVVIGSNDDLNKLDRR
- a CDS encoding RNA-binding domain-containing protein; protein product: MDVQKLKNLLQQEEGPKLDFKAKLYISTESEKKELTKDVIAMANSPGGRGYILFGIEDKTKEVLGVDPTQFSEEQIQQIIYNRCDPPVPICVDLLEYQGKQIAVLTVYKSNQKPHQMLQNGAFYVRRGSTTDTARREEIANMLQENGLFSYERVILRNACIEQLDSELIKQHFPFDLLLLEGLGIIGNDTDSGQYHPTIGGMLLFGHNPYIFLPHVYIKVLYNNNTKLFTGNILSMLDNVESFLASICSDANYPLEAVNEALANAVVHRDYLDISNGIIMKISSKYIEIINPGAMVSGNRIYKVYNQNHPKRRNPWLYQRLLMVDKKSRFLKYGLGINRIKEYFKNIGNVKFVNLGSQNLFKAILPGFEISSIPSNDV
- a CDS encoding DUF4363 family protein, which gives rise to MRAFKISIALLITIILGSIVYIYWLNTTSNNLLSKIDKLEDAVQSNNWSAAEKQLDDIQKGWEKTEKWMTTLIDHQEIDAIKITLAKLSQYVHYKEVADFMAESATLKLLIKHIPGKEKINLSNLF
- the infC gene encoding translation initiation factor IF-3, which codes for MINEEIRDKEIRLIDVDGSQLGIMSAKEAQKIANSKNLDLVKIAPQATPPVCRIMDYGKYKFELAKKEKEARKNQHVVNIKEVRISPSIDEHDFNTKINHALKFLKAGDKVKVTVRFRGREVNHSSLGESLLQRFADSVSELGVVEKKPKLEGKNMAMFLAPKQ
- the rpmI gene encoding 50S ribosomal protein L35; its protein translation is MPKIKTHKGAAKRFSLTKSGKVKRAKAFKSHILTKKSTKRKRNLRKTAYASSANEAVVKKLIPYK